The Gadus macrocephalus chromosome 20, ASM3116895v1 genome includes a region encoding these proteins:
- the parp14rs1 gene encoding poly(ADP-ribose) polymerase family member 14-related sequence 1 isoform X1 encodes MDDDAYSYALVVELEENVPRLKNKLVKYFQSKKRSGGGECKIQYEERSRTAVLRFRREEDRARVVAQETHEIVLDEGRLNVTVHLPEESPGRPQLTTISNKEQSNPDGRAAEEETQVEAVSREEKTEEPALGSTSAVLENVPQDKGKEFMEMLVLNICKNFKSPLTTQPEFSLEMLSDTCSIVVTFSSAKENNEFITSCQTNRTFLNNKLAVRALEVTSQVKVEDVSNIKEDVLLLYFENGGWEVEQVTPDEEEQSAVILFKMATAVQGIIKKEHCIGKKWVKVFPFYDSLGTALYGKDRPTPKLPAAFSQSIYSPLLKYLHQNQEAAEMACSHLSALFCKVDLLPSSVSFSPLPALLEQKDVKAKDIKQWKQSVEQAFTQVLSRFKTLKLQPPLSAWEECEAQIREIVLDKTVEIIAEKAEGTLSVVGLVDDVTRLEPTLNDLLTRIEKRLLRENSSITQKFEISKVMFHLLCQDGLADQLKGFYPELEISFQDKIILNGFQQEVNSAVNLVFNRVIAVKRQKLELDKALFQFLKDKDEEELTKIVFTSNGIHAAVEKDATSLSIIAVSDNVLRKAEDQLKQVLTSKYIDTSDSYALKKPEWQNLVKCLEEGNNTTSKKIVITTSSDHQLERVTVVGYKDSVIPAFKEIKEHLHKYSQVFETHRVKSDTIVSYITTQSNTWYEKVKDKVEISFEKEAVNFRGPREDVMNCKSILVSMISKVCFEEYQLPQPGAKEFFQEEKDMYVSTLKKETGCLVQLVEASGQNDLLRSRPIHNLQTSDGIDIVVSKADLCSYPVDAVVINSNKSLKLHGGIGGAFVAAAGSCLQEECDKIQIQGGELKPGDSVITGAGGRLQCKKVIHVVGPQYDPSNHLKTVGQLRRAVKGSLELAEMSGCQSLAISAISANMEFPIDLCADTIIKVLKEHCEDQFGQNPLKKIHFVSLDDHAVQAFEKAVRDKFGNQGRIGSRQSVPDKQNNNSSKPLGIDVGMRIQLGNIEDAKTQVVVNVVGEELDLENGAVSKAILSAAGPKLQYLVNEQKKTGDIGDVIVTDGCKLKSNCVFHAVVPAWDKQGNALKIMRGIVADCLNKAEKHGLTSISFPAIGTGNLGFPKDRAASVMMEEVSKFYKQPRCLKTVVIVLYPKDQETIQVFTDAFNKQLQTTTNVPAPTKSKSSLFSKVTSASGLHEITIGHVRVQVVLGDITKEKTDVIVNSSNESFTLKSGVSKAILDAAGPTVENECNKLGGQPNTGMILTTPGNLMCKKILHLAGRSNPQDIKDTMKDALVLVEQNQYTSISFPALGTGKGNAQAGKVADAMLDAVVDMVSQSAPGSLKEVRIIIFQQAMMKDFISRMEKKAGSDKHNISLFGKLKGGISAFLGGGREAKPQKDYDFSSQDRKIEPAHFHICGSSQAEVNKAKTWIKDLISKEHINSSIKDRAILSLSDSDIRRIMDIQNTMNVSVQIEPNNACINIEGLTKYMFKANNEIQEILKKVRDEEEIKKILETVDWQYQLQGVQFQNFDDPSKFLLEQAHHNKQPYVDVDIQGRVHTVDVQNGTATDNQGNSIDIRRHDLLKDQDVVNLPKHWETMPSGTSCQSYTVLPKTPEYDEVLQLFKATVQRNVIKIERIQNRFLWKSLQLKKADMEARNGHKNNERQLFHGACSTSIQDINRYGFNRSYAGKNAAHFGNGTYFAVNANYSAQDTYSKPDAQGQKCVYLCRVLTGDFTTGTRGMVVPPTKPSSSLQYDSVVDHLNHIQMFVIFHDTHACPEYLITFN; translated from the exons ATGGACGACGACGCGTACTCGTACGCTCTGGTCGTGGAGCTCGAAGAAAACGTTCCCAGACTTAAAAACAAACTGGTTAAGTATTTCCAGAGTAAAAAACGGTCCGGCGGTGGTGAATGTAAAATTCAGTATGAGGAAAGAAGCAGGACCGCGGTGCTGCGTTTCAGAAGGGAGGAAG ACAGGGCGAGGGTTGTGGCTCAAGAAACCCATGAGATCGTCCTGGACGAAGGGAGGTTAAATGTGACCGTGCACTTGCCTGAGGAGAGTCCCGGGAGGCCT CAGTTGACAACCATTTCCAACAAAGAACAAAGCAACCCGGATGGACGTGCAGCggaggaggagacccaggtTGAGGCGGTGAGCAGGGAAGAAAAGACAGAAGAGCCAGCATTGGGTTCCACCTCCGCTGTCTTAGAAAACGTTCCCCAGGACAAGGGCAAGGAGTTCATGGAGATGTTGGTGCTCAACATCTGCAAGAACTTTAAGTCACCGCTGACCACCCAACCTGAATTCAGTTTGGAGATGCTCTCCGACACATGCTCCATTGTGGTTACTTTCTCAAGTGCAAAAG AAAATAATGAGTTCATTACAAGCTGCCAGACAAACAGGACCTTCTTGAACAATAAATTAGCTGTCAGAGCTCTGGAAGTCACATCCCAAGTCAAAGTTGAGGATGTGTCAAACATCAAGGAAGATGTCCTCCTGCTGTACTTTGAGAATGGAGGTTGGGAAGTTGAACAGGTCACCCCCGATGAAGAGGAACAGTCTGCTGTCATCTTATTCAAAATGGCTAcag CTGTCCAAGGGATAATCAAGAAGGAACATTGCATCGGGAAGAAATGGGTCAAAGTTTTTCCATTTTACGACTCCTTGGGAACGGCTCTTTATGGCAAAGACCGACCCACACCAAAACTACCCGCTGCCTTCTCTCAAAGCATATATTCCCCGCTCTTGAAGTACCTACACCAGAatcaggaagcagcagagatggCTTGCAGTCACTTGTCAGCACTCTTCTGCAAGGTAGACCTCCTACCTTCATCTGTGAGTTTCAGCCCTCTTCCAGCACTGCTCGAGCAGAAAGATGTTAAAGCCAAAGACATCAAACAGTGGAAACAATCAGTGGAGCAGGCCTTCACACAGGTCTTGTCCAGGTTCAAAACTCTGAAGCTTCAGCCTCCATTATCAGCATGGGAAGAGTGTGAAGCGCAGATCAGAGAGATTGTTTTAGACAAGACTGTGGAAATCATCGCTGAGAAAGCTGAAGGTACATTGTCAGTGGTCGGCCTTGTGGACGATGTGACCAGACTGGAGCCCACGTTGAATGACCTCTTGACCAGGATTGAGAAAAGGTTACTGAGGGAGAATTCAAGTATTACACAGAAATTTGAGATATCCAAAGTAATGTTTCACTTACTCTGTCAAGATGGCCTAGCTGACCAATTGAAAGGTTTTTACCCAGAACTGGAAATATCATTTCAAGATAAAATTATCTTAAATGGTTTTCAACAGGAGGTTAACAGTGCAGTTAATCTGGTTTTTAACAGAGTGATTGCGGTAAAACGGCAGAAGCTCGAATTGGACAAAGCCCTTTTCCAGTTTTTGAAGGATAAGGATGAGGAAGAGCTGACAAAAATTGTCTTCACATCTAATGGAATTCATGCAGCAGTTGAGAAAGATGCTACAAGCCTGAGCATCATTGCTGTTTCAGACAACGTTCTGAGAAAGGCTGAAGATCAACTGAAACAAGTGCTGACCTCTAAGTACATTGATACTAGTGATAGTTATGCATTGAAGAAGCCGGAGTGGCAAAACCTCGTCAAATGTTTGGAAGAAGGCAACAATACAACCTCGAAGAAGATTGTTATTACAACATCTAGTGATCATCAATTAGAGAGAGTAACAGTAGTTGGCTACAAGGATAGTGTAATACCAGCTTTCAAAGAAATTAAGGAGCACCTCCACAAGTATTCCCAAGTTTTTGAAACTCATAGGGTCAAGTCTGACACTATTGTCAGTTATATTACAACTCAAAGCAATACCTGGTATGAAAAAGTGAAGGACAAAGTGGAAATTTCTTTTGAGAAGGAGGCTGTTAACTTCAGAGGTCCTAGAGAAGATGTCATGAATTGTAAAAGCATCCTAGTTTCCATGATCTCTAAAGTTTGCTTTGAGGAATATCAACTCCCCCAGCCTGGGGCAAAGGAATTTTTTCAAGAAGAAAAAGATATGTATGTTTCTACCTTAAAGAAGGAAACCGGTTGCTTAGTCCAGTTGGTGGAGGCTAGTGGACAAAATGACCTGCTACGCTCCAGGCCCATACACAATCTTCAAACATCGGACGGCATTGATATAGTTGTTAGTAAAGCTGATCTATGTAGCTACCCAGTAGATGCCGTGGTAATCAATTCGAATAAGAGCTTGAAACTTCATGGAGGTATTGGAGGAGCATTTGTGGCGGCTGCTGGCTCTTGCTTGCAGGAGGAATGTGATAAAATCCAAATCCAGGGAGGGGAGCTGAAGCCAGGAGACAGTGTAATTACTGGTGCAGGGGGTCGGCTCCAATGCAAAAAAGTGATCCACGTGGTGGGGCCCCAGTATGATCCATCTAACCACTTGAAGACAGTGGGGCAGCTGAGAAGAGCTGTTAAAGGAAGTCTAGAACTTGCTGAGATGAGTGGCTGTCAATCTCTGGCCATCTCTGCCATCAGTGCCAACATGGAGTTCCCAATAGACCTGTGTGCCGACACCATCATCAAAGTGTTGAAGGAACATTGTGAGGACCAGTTTGGTCAAAACCCCCTGAAGAAGATCCATTTTGTGAGCTTGGATGACCATGCAGTTCAAGCTTTTGAGAAAGCTGTGAGAGACAAGTTTGGAAACCAAGGAAGAATTGGTTCTCGACAGAGTGTTCCTGACAAACAAAATAACAACTCTTCCAAACCACTGGGGATCGATGTAGGAATGAGGATACAATTAGGGAATATTGAAGATGCTAAG ACCCAGGTGGTTGTGAATGTTGTGGGAGAAGAGCTTGATCTGGAAAATGGAGCCGTTTCCAAAGCTATTCTCAGTGCAGCTGGACCAAAACTTCAGTATTTGGTCAATGAACAGAAGAAAACAGGAGACATTGGTGATGTTATCGTTACGGACGGTTGCAAATTGAAAAGCAACTGTGTTTTTCATGCTGTAGTCCCTGCTTGGGACAAGCAGGGCAACGCTCTCAAG ATAATGAGAGGGATTGTTGCAGACTGCTTGAACAAGGCAGAGAAACATGGTCTTACCTCCATATCCTTCCCTGCCATTGGAACTGGAAACCTGGGCTTCCCCAAAGACCGTGCAGCATCTGTAATGATGGAGGAAGTCTCAAAGTTTTACAAACAGCCACGGTGCTTGAAGACGGTGGTCATTGTCCTCTATCCGAAAGACCAAGAGACCATCCAG GTTTTCACAGATGCATTCAACAAACAGCTCCAGACAACAACAAATGTTCCAGCGCCTaccaagtctaagtcaa GTCTCTTCTCCAAAGTCACCTCAGCTTCGGGGCTGCATGAGATTACAATCGGACATGTTAGAGTACAGGTTGTGTTGGGGGACATCACCAAGGAGAAAACTGATGTCATCGTCAACTCTTCCAACGAATCATTCACCCTCAAGTCAG GAGTGTCCAAGGCAATTCTGGACGCAGCTGGTCCAACTGTAGAAAATGAATGCAATAAACTAG GTGGACAGCCCAACACAGGAATGATATTGACTACGCCAGGAAACCTGATGTGTAAAAAGATACTCCACTTGGCCGGACGCAGCAACCCCCAGGATATCAAAGATACAATGAAAGATGCTCTTGTATTGGTCGAACAAAACCAATACACTTCTATCTCTTTTCCTGCTCTGGGTACAG GTAAAGGTAATGCCCAGGCAGGGAAGGTGGCTGATGCCATGTTAGATGCAGTGGTGGACATGGTGTCACAGAGTGCTCCGGGTAGCCTGAAGGAGGTTCGCATCATCATATTCCAACAGGCCATGATGAAGGACTTCATCAGtagaatggagaagaaagcAGGCTCGGACAAGCACAACATTTCGCTATTTGGAAAATTGAAAG GCGGCATCTCAGCATTTTTAGGTGGAGGAAGGGAAGCCAAGCCACAAAAAGATTATGACTTTTCCTCTCAAGATCGCAAAATTGAGCCGGCCCACTTCCACATATGTGGTAGTTCACAGGCTGAAGTAAACAAAGCGAAAACATGGATCAAGGATCTGATATCCAAGGAGCATATCAATAGCTCCATTAAAGACAGAGCGATTCTCAGTTTATCCGATTCAGATATCCGGCGCATTATGGACATTCAGAATACCATGAACGTTAGCGTGCAGATTGAACCTAACAATGCCTGTATCAACATAGAGGGGCTCACAAAATACATGTTTAAGGCCAACAATGAAATACAGGAGATTTTGAAGAAAGTCAGAGATGAAGAAGAGATCAAGAAGATTCTAGAAACCGTTGACTGGCAGTACCAGCTTCAGGGGGTTCAATTCCAGAACTTTGACGACCCCTCCAAATTCCTGCTTGAGCAAGCTCACCACAATAAGCAGCCTTATGTAGATGTTGACATCCAGGGCCGAGTGCACACGGTTGATGTGCAAAATGGAACGGCCACAGACAACCAAGGCAACAGCATTGATATCAGACGCCATGACTTGCTGAAAG ATCAAGATGTTGTAAACTTGCCAAAGCACTGGGAAACAATGCCAAGCGGCACTTCATGTCAAAGTTACACCGTCCTGCCCAAAACTCCGGAATATGATGAAGTACTACAACTCTTCAAGGCCACAGTCCAACGAAATGTTATTAAG ATTGAAAGGATTCAGAATCGCTTTTTGTGGAAGAGTCTTCAACTTAAAAAGGCTGATATGGAAGCAAGAAACGGTCACAAGAACAACGAGAGGCAACTCTTCCATGGAGCCTGCTCAACCTCTATCCAAGATATCAACCGATACGGTTTCAACAGGAGTTACGCAGGAAAGAACG CTGCCCACTTTGGCAATGGCACATATTTTGCTGTCAATGCAAATTATTCTGCCCAGGATACTTATTCTAAGCCGGATGCTCAAGGGCAgaagtgtgtgtacctgtgtcgTGTTCTGACGGGAGATTTTACCACGGGAACTCGGGGCATGGTCGTGCCGCCAACAaaaccctcctcctctttgcAGTATGACAGTGTTGTCGATCATCTCAACCACATTCAAATGTTTGTCATTTTCCATGACACTCACGCTTGTCCGGAATATTTGATAACATTCAATTAG
- the parp14rs1 gene encoding poly(ADP-ribose) polymerase family member 14-related sequence 1 isoform X2, with product MDDDAYSYALVVELEENVPRLKNKLVKYFQSKKRSGGGECKIQYEERSRTAVLRFRREEDRARVVAQETHEIVLDEGRLNVTVHLPEESPGRPLTTISNKEQSNPDGRAAEEETQVEAVSREEKTEEPALGSTSAVLENVPQDKGKEFMEMLVLNICKNFKSPLTTQPEFSLEMLSDTCSIVVTFSSAKENNEFITSCQTNRTFLNNKLAVRALEVTSQVKVEDVSNIKEDVLLLYFENGGWEVEQVTPDEEEQSAVILFKMATAVQGIIKKEHCIGKKWVKVFPFYDSLGTALYGKDRPTPKLPAAFSQSIYSPLLKYLHQNQEAAEMACSHLSALFCKVDLLPSSVSFSPLPALLEQKDVKAKDIKQWKQSVEQAFTQVLSRFKTLKLQPPLSAWEECEAQIREIVLDKTVEIIAEKAEGTLSVVGLVDDVTRLEPTLNDLLTRIEKRLLRENSSITQKFEISKVMFHLLCQDGLADQLKGFYPELEISFQDKIILNGFQQEVNSAVNLVFNRVIAVKRQKLELDKALFQFLKDKDEEELTKIVFTSNGIHAAVEKDATSLSIIAVSDNVLRKAEDQLKQVLTSKYIDTSDSYALKKPEWQNLVKCLEEGNNTTSKKIVITTSSDHQLERVTVVGYKDSVIPAFKEIKEHLHKYSQVFETHRVKSDTIVSYITTQSNTWYEKVKDKVEISFEKEAVNFRGPREDVMNCKSILVSMISKVCFEEYQLPQPGAKEFFQEEKDMYVSTLKKETGCLVQLVEASGQNDLLRSRPIHNLQTSDGIDIVVSKADLCSYPVDAVVINSNKSLKLHGGIGGAFVAAAGSCLQEECDKIQIQGGELKPGDSVITGAGGRLQCKKVIHVVGPQYDPSNHLKTVGQLRRAVKGSLELAEMSGCQSLAISAISANMEFPIDLCADTIIKVLKEHCEDQFGQNPLKKIHFVSLDDHAVQAFEKAVRDKFGNQGRIGSRQSVPDKQNNNSSKPLGIDVGMRIQLGNIEDAKTQVVVNVVGEELDLENGAVSKAILSAAGPKLQYLVNEQKKTGDIGDVIVTDGCKLKSNCVFHAVVPAWDKQGNALKIMRGIVADCLNKAEKHGLTSISFPAIGTGNLGFPKDRAASVMMEEVSKFYKQPRCLKTVVIVLYPKDQETIQVFTDAFNKQLQTTTNVPAPTKSKSSLFSKVTSASGLHEITIGHVRVQVVLGDITKEKTDVIVNSSNESFTLKSGVSKAILDAAGPTVENECNKLGGQPNTGMILTTPGNLMCKKILHLAGRSNPQDIKDTMKDALVLVEQNQYTSISFPALGTGKGNAQAGKVADAMLDAVVDMVSQSAPGSLKEVRIIIFQQAMMKDFISRMEKKAGSDKHNISLFGKLKGGISAFLGGGREAKPQKDYDFSSQDRKIEPAHFHICGSSQAEVNKAKTWIKDLISKEHINSSIKDRAILSLSDSDIRRIMDIQNTMNVSVQIEPNNACINIEGLTKYMFKANNEIQEILKKVRDEEEIKKILETVDWQYQLQGVQFQNFDDPSKFLLEQAHHNKQPYVDVDIQGRVHTVDVQNGTATDNQGNSIDIRRHDLLKDQDVVNLPKHWETMPSGTSCQSYTVLPKTPEYDEVLQLFKATVQRNVIKIERIQNRFLWKSLQLKKADMEARNGHKNNERQLFHGACSTSIQDINRYGFNRSYAGKNAAHFGNGTYFAVNANYSAQDTYSKPDAQGQKCVYLCRVLTGDFTTGTRGMVVPPTKPSSSLQYDSVVDHLNHIQMFVIFHDTHACPEYLITFN from the exons ATGGACGACGACGCGTACTCGTACGCTCTGGTCGTGGAGCTCGAAGAAAACGTTCCCAGACTTAAAAACAAACTGGTTAAGTATTTCCAGAGTAAAAAACGGTCCGGCGGTGGTGAATGTAAAATTCAGTATGAGGAAAGAAGCAGGACCGCGGTGCTGCGTTTCAGAAGGGAGGAAG ACAGGGCGAGGGTTGTGGCTCAAGAAACCCATGAGATCGTCCTGGACGAAGGGAGGTTAAATGTGACCGTGCACTTGCCTGAGGAGAGTCCCGGGAGGCCT TTGACAACCATTTCCAACAAAGAACAAAGCAACCCGGATGGACGTGCAGCggaggaggagacccaggtTGAGGCGGTGAGCAGGGAAGAAAAGACAGAAGAGCCAGCATTGGGTTCCACCTCCGCTGTCTTAGAAAACGTTCCCCAGGACAAGGGCAAGGAGTTCATGGAGATGTTGGTGCTCAACATCTGCAAGAACTTTAAGTCACCGCTGACCACCCAACCTGAATTCAGTTTGGAGATGCTCTCCGACACATGCTCCATTGTGGTTACTTTCTCAAGTGCAAAAG AAAATAATGAGTTCATTACAAGCTGCCAGACAAACAGGACCTTCTTGAACAATAAATTAGCTGTCAGAGCTCTGGAAGTCACATCCCAAGTCAAAGTTGAGGATGTGTCAAACATCAAGGAAGATGTCCTCCTGCTGTACTTTGAGAATGGAGGTTGGGAAGTTGAACAGGTCACCCCCGATGAAGAGGAACAGTCTGCTGTCATCTTATTCAAAATGGCTAcag CTGTCCAAGGGATAATCAAGAAGGAACATTGCATCGGGAAGAAATGGGTCAAAGTTTTTCCATTTTACGACTCCTTGGGAACGGCTCTTTATGGCAAAGACCGACCCACACCAAAACTACCCGCTGCCTTCTCTCAAAGCATATATTCCCCGCTCTTGAAGTACCTACACCAGAatcaggaagcagcagagatggCTTGCAGTCACTTGTCAGCACTCTTCTGCAAGGTAGACCTCCTACCTTCATCTGTGAGTTTCAGCCCTCTTCCAGCACTGCTCGAGCAGAAAGATGTTAAAGCCAAAGACATCAAACAGTGGAAACAATCAGTGGAGCAGGCCTTCACACAGGTCTTGTCCAGGTTCAAAACTCTGAAGCTTCAGCCTCCATTATCAGCATGGGAAGAGTGTGAAGCGCAGATCAGAGAGATTGTTTTAGACAAGACTGTGGAAATCATCGCTGAGAAAGCTGAAGGTACATTGTCAGTGGTCGGCCTTGTGGACGATGTGACCAGACTGGAGCCCACGTTGAATGACCTCTTGACCAGGATTGAGAAAAGGTTACTGAGGGAGAATTCAAGTATTACACAGAAATTTGAGATATCCAAAGTAATGTTTCACTTACTCTGTCAAGATGGCCTAGCTGACCAATTGAAAGGTTTTTACCCAGAACTGGAAATATCATTTCAAGATAAAATTATCTTAAATGGTTTTCAACAGGAGGTTAACAGTGCAGTTAATCTGGTTTTTAACAGAGTGATTGCGGTAAAACGGCAGAAGCTCGAATTGGACAAAGCCCTTTTCCAGTTTTTGAAGGATAAGGATGAGGAAGAGCTGACAAAAATTGTCTTCACATCTAATGGAATTCATGCAGCAGTTGAGAAAGATGCTACAAGCCTGAGCATCATTGCTGTTTCAGACAACGTTCTGAGAAAGGCTGAAGATCAACTGAAACAAGTGCTGACCTCTAAGTACATTGATACTAGTGATAGTTATGCATTGAAGAAGCCGGAGTGGCAAAACCTCGTCAAATGTTTGGAAGAAGGCAACAATACAACCTCGAAGAAGATTGTTATTACAACATCTAGTGATCATCAATTAGAGAGAGTAACAGTAGTTGGCTACAAGGATAGTGTAATACCAGCTTTCAAAGAAATTAAGGAGCACCTCCACAAGTATTCCCAAGTTTTTGAAACTCATAGGGTCAAGTCTGACACTATTGTCAGTTATATTACAACTCAAAGCAATACCTGGTATGAAAAAGTGAAGGACAAAGTGGAAATTTCTTTTGAGAAGGAGGCTGTTAACTTCAGAGGTCCTAGAGAAGATGTCATGAATTGTAAAAGCATCCTAGTTTCCATGATCTCTAAAGTTTGCTTTGAGGAATATCAACTCCCCCAGCCTGGGGCAAAGGAATTTTTTCAAGAAGAAAAAGATATGTATGTTTCTACCTTAAAGAAGGAAACCGGTTGCTTAGTCCAGTTGGTGGAGGCTAGTGGACAAAATGACCTGCTACGCTCCAGGCCCATACACAATCTTCAAACATCGGACGGCATTGATATAGTTGTTAGTAAAGCTGATCTATGTAGCTACCCAGTAGATGCCGTGGTAATCAATTCGAATAAGAGCTTGAAACTTCATGGAGGTATTGGAGGAGCATTTGTGGCGGCTGCTGGCTCTTGCTTGCAGGAGGAATGTGATAAAATCCAAATCCAGGGAGGGGAGCTGAAGCCAGGAGACAGTGTAATTACTGGTGCAGGGGGTCGGCTCCAATGCAAAAAAGTGATCCACGTGGTGGGGCCCCAGTATGATCCATCTAACCACTTGAAGACAGTGGGGCAGCTGAGAAGAGCTGTTAAAGGAAGTCTAGAACTTGCTGAGATGAGTGGCTGTCAATCTCTGGCCATCTCTGCCATCAGTGCCAACATGGAGTTCCCAATAGACCTGTGTGCCGACACCATCATCAAAGTGTTGAAGGAACATTGTGAGGACCAGTTTGGTCAAAACCCCCTGAAGAAGATCCATTTTGTGAGCTTGGATGACCATGCAGTTCAAGCTTTTGAGAAAGCTGTGAGAGACAAGTTTGGAAACCAAGGAAGAATTGGTTCTCGACAGAGTGTTCCTGACAAACAAAATAACAACTCTTCCAAACCACTGGGGATCGATGTAGGAATGAGGATACAATTAGGGAATATTGAAGATGCTAAG ACCCAGGTGGTTGTGAATGTTGTGGGAGAAGAGCTTGATCTGGAAAATGGAGCCGTTTCCAAAGCTATTCTCAGTGCAGCTGGACCAAAACTTCAGTATTTGGTCAATGAACAGAAGAAAACAGGAGACATTGGTGATGTTATCGTTACGGACGGTTGCAAATTGAAAAGCAACTGTGTTTTTCATGCTGTAGTCCCTGCTTGGGACAAGCAGGGCAACGCTCTCAAG ATAATGAGAGGGATTGTTGCAGACTGCTTGAACAAGGCAGAGAAACATGGTCTTACCTCCATATCCTTCCCTGCCATTGGAACTGGAAACCTGGGCTTCCCCAAAGACCGTGCAGCATCTGTAATGATGGAGGAAGTCTCAAAGTTTTACAAACAGCCACGGTGCTTGAAGACGGTGGTCATTGTCCTCTATCCGAAAGACCAAGAGACCATCCAG GTTTTCACAGATGCATTCAACAAACAGCTCCAGACAACAACAAATGTTCCAGCGCCTaccaagtctaagtcaa GTCTCTTCTCCAAAGTCACCTCAGCTTCGGGGCTGCATGAGATTACAATCGGACATGTTAGAGTACAGGTTGTGTTGGGGGACATCACCAAGGAGAAAACTGATGTCATCGTCAACTCTTCCAACGAATCATTCACCCTCAAGTCAG GAGTGTCCAAGGCAATTCTGGACGCAGCTGGTCCAACTGTAGAAAATGAATGCAATAAACTAG GTGGACAGCCCAACACAGGAATGATATTGACTACGCCAGGAAACCTGATGTGTAAAAAGATACTCCACTTGGCCGGACGCAGCAACCCCCAGGATATCAAAGATACAATGAAAGATGCTCTTGTATTGGTCGAACAAAACCAATACACTTCTATCTCTTTTCCTGCTCTGGGTACAG GTAAAGGTAATGCCCAGGCAGGGAAGGTGGCTGATGCCATGTTAGATGCAGTGGTGGACATGGTGTCACAGAGTGCTCCGGGTAGCCTGAAGGAGGTTCGCATCATCATATTCCAACAGGCCATGATGAAGGACTTCATCAGtagaatggagaagaaagcAGGCTCGGACAAGCACAACATTTCGCTATTTGGAAAATTGAAAG GCGGCATCTCAGCATTTTTAGGTGGAGGAAGGGAAGCCAAGCCACAAAAAGATTATGACTTTTCCTCTCAAGATCGCAAAATTGAGCCGGCCCACTTCCACATATGTGGTAGTTCACAGGCTGAAGTAAACAAAGCGAAAACATGGATCAAGGATCTGATATCCAAGGAGCATATCAATAGCTCCATTAAAGACAGAGCGATTCTCAGTTTATCCGATTCAGATATCCGGCGCATTATGGACATTCAGAATACCATGAACGTTAGCGTGCAGATTGAACCTAACAATGCCTGTATCAACATAGAGGGGCTCACAAAATACATGTTTAAGGCCAACAATGAAATACAGGAGATTTTGAAGAAAGTCAGAGATGAAGAAGAGATCAAGAAGATTCTAGAAACCGTTGACTGGCAGTACCAGCTTCAGGGGGTTCAATTCCAGAACTTTGACGACCCCTCCAAATTCCTGCTTGAGCAAGCTCACCACAATAAGCAGCCTTATGTAGATGTTGACATCCAGGGCCGAGTGCACACGGTTGATGTGCAAAATGGAACGGCCACAGACAACCAAGGCAACAGCATTGATATCAGACGCCATGACTTGCTGAAAG ATCAAGATGTTGTAAACTTGCCAAAGCACTGGGAAACAATGCCAAGCGGCACTTCATGTCAAAGTTACACCGTCCTGCCCAAAACTCCGGAATATGATGAAGTACTACAACTCTTCAAGGCCACAGTCCAACGAAATGTTATTAAG ATTGAAAGGATTCAGAATCGCTTTTTGTGGAAGAGTCTTCAACTTAAAAAGGCTGATATGGAAGCAAGAAACGGTCACAAGAACAACGAGAGGCAACTCTTCCATGGAGCCTGCTCAACCTCTATCCAAGATATCAACCGATACGGTTTCAACAGGAGTTACGCAGGAAAGAACG CTGCCCACTTTGGCAATGGCACATATTTTGCTGTCAATGCAAATTATTCTGCCCAGGATACTTATTCTAAGCCGGATGCTCAAGGGCAgaagtgtgtgtacctgtgtcgTGTTCTGACGGGAGATTTTACCACGGGAACTCGGGGCATGGTCGTGCCGCCAACAaaaccctcctcctctttgcAGTATGACAGTGTTGTCGATCATCTCAACCACATTCAAATGTTTGTCATTTTCCATGACACTCACGCTTGTCCGGAATATTTGATAACATTCAATTAG